The proteins below come from a single Stomoxys calcitrans chromosome 1, idStoCalc2.1, whole genome shotgun sequence genomic window:
- the LOC131994274 gene encoding uncharacterized protein LOC131994274 codes for MNNSKTIKKTTPKQFEALVDFMCQNPNIAKGYHKNTDKLSIKEQWNNLQRKLNSLGPPTREAEGWMKVWADMKSSVKKKIVHNKMESRATGGGIFNQKLLTPLEEAVAGLLQINSIVSPECPSIGVQSSPVNLIQEILEDEVDGHVSEDNVEVDIQPNTSTRKRKQRTVDKNVLLDQQLKIQTSLYEEVKKSLSEIERYSRKNYKVQEERLKMEKEKLRLYKEQIRNKENYRTNMLKLRTEEITLKQQKIEIEKARIQEFL; via the exons atGAATAACAGCAAAAC GATAAAGAAAACgacaccaaaacaatttgaagCTCTTGTGGATTTTATGTGTCAAAACCCAAATATAGCTAAAGGATACCATAAAAACACAGACAAGTTGTCCATTAAAGAGCAGTGGAATAATTTGCAAAGGAAGCTGAATAGTTTAGGCCCTCCCACACGTGAGGCTGAAGGTTGGATGAAGGTATGGGCAGATATGAAGAGCAGCGTTAAGAAGAAAATCGTGCACAATAAGATGGAAAGCCGTGCAACTGGTGGAGGCATTTTCAACCAGAAGTTGTTGACACCTTTGGAGGAGGCAGTAGCAGGACTACTGCAAATCAATTCTATTGTAAGTCCAGAATGCCCATCCATCGGTGTTCAAAGCTCGCCGGTAAACCTGATTCAAGAAATTTTGGAGGACGAAGTTGATGGACACGTCAGCGAGGACAATGTAGAAGTGGATATCCAACCCAATACTTCCACTCGAAAAAGGAAGCAACGAACTGTGGACAAAAATGTACTTCTGGATCAACAGCTTAAAATTCAGACAAGTTTAtatgaagaagtaaaaaagagtttGTCGGAAATCGAGAGGTATAGTCGCAAAAATTATAAAGTTCAAGAAGAAcgattgaaaatggaaaaggaaaaactTAGGCTATACAAAGAACAAATTAGAAATAAAGAAAACTATAGGACCAACATGTTGAAATTGAGAACGGAAGAAATAACcctcaaacaacaaaaaattgagaTAGAAAAAGCCAGAATTCAAGAATTCTTATGA